A DNA window from Chelativorans sp. AA-79 contains the following coding sequences:
- a CDS encoding cupin domain-containing protein, whose protein sequence is MVHYVARAADIKLAPAYSGHSNRYKRCSVIDRAVGAVHTGLGLCELDAGGHIDRHVQSFEEQFYITEGAPTLVLEDRGYPLMPGACGVIPVGTPHAWIGPEAGIARWIDLMTPIPREGQGPSDIFFLGAPKGVPVEPLDIRDPRTRHFFRMSEDDITLDKLKAGARVDAPTVSASMATALLAYSGIAVKMLVDQRLSAALGTMFMVEYQPGGVAHLHDHPLEEAYVFLEGEVEATADGEEYLLKTGDVLWTGVGCIHSFANRSNGTVRWLETQSPQPPARHSYRFNRDWDYLENKIREG, encoded by the coding sequence ATGGTCCATTACGTCGCGCGCGCGGCCGATATCAAGCTCGCCCCCGCCTATTCGGGACACAGCAATCGTTACAAGCGCTGCTCCGTCATCGATCGCGCAGTCGGTGCGGTTCATACCGGCCTCGGTCTTTGCGAGCTCGATGCCGGAGGGCATATCGACCGTCATGTCCAGTCCTTCGAGGAGCAGTTCTATATCACCGAGGGCGCGCCGACGCTCGTGCTGGAGGATCGCGGATACCCTTTGATGCCCGGTGCCTGTGGGGTCATCCCCGTGGGCACGCCGCATGCCTGGATCGGGCCGGAGGCCGGCATTGCCAGGTGGATCGACCTGATGACGCCGATCCCGCGTGAGGGACAAGGCCCGAGCGACATCTTCTTCCTCGGCGCGCCGAAGGGCGTTCCGGTCGAGCCGCTCGATATACGCGATCCGCGCACGCGCCATTTCTTCCGCATGTCGGAGGACGACATCACGCTCGACAAGCTCAAGGCCGGCGCACGGGTGGATGCACCCACCGTTTCGGCCAGCATGGCGACGGCCCTGCTCGCCTATAGCGGCATCGCCGTGAAGATGCTGGTGGACCAGCGCCTCTCCGCCGCCCTCGGCACCATGTTCATGGTGGAGTACCAGCCGGGCGGCGTGGCCCACCTGCACGACCATCCGCTGGAGGAGGCCTATGTGTTCCTGGAAGGCGAGGTCGAGGCCACCGCGGACGGCGAGGAATATCTTCTGAAGACGGGCGACGTGCTGTGGACCGGCGTCGGCTGCATCCATTCCTTCGCGAACAGGAGCAACGGCACGGTGCGCTGGCTGGAGACCCAGTCGCCGCAGCCGCCCGCGCGGCACTCCTACCGCTTCAACCGCGATTGGGACTATCTGGAAAATAAAATCAGGGAGGGCTGA
- a CDS encoding branched-chain amino acid ABC transporter permease encodes MIVLDLALNAVVTGIMLGSIYALLALGLAITFGVLHIPNVAHPAIVIAGAYAVVVSNSYGMDPILAGLVWCVPFYFVGLAFYEFYARSFEIRGGGNTLQSLTLFFGVSLVVEIALVVAYGTDLRSVGVGYVGQSLHLGMVTLPYRFLIPAAVTPVVIFLLWLYLGRTNTGLAIRAVAYDERALSVSGVNPAAIKRHAFGIATALAVIAGAALVITGPVDPFAGRFHIGRVFAVVVLAGMGTIPGTLLAGIIIGVAESLVMSFASPSWAPGVAFAILLGTLALKPTGLFGGLR; translated from the coding sequence ATGATCGTTCTGGACCTTGCCCTCAATGCCGTGGTGACCGGCATCATGCTCGGCAGCATCTACGCCTTGCTTGCGCTCGGTCTGGCGATCACCTTCGGCGTCCTGCATATCCCCAATGTCGCGCACCCGGCGATCGTGATCGCCGGAGCCTATGCGGTGGTGGTCTCTAACAGTTACGGCATGGACCCCATACTGGCGGGGCTCGTCTGGTGCGTTCCCTTCTATTTTGTCGGGCTCGCCTTCTACGAGTTCTACGCCCGGTCCTTCGAGATAAGGGGCGGCGGCAACACGCTGCAGAGCCTGACGCTCTTCTTCGGCGTTTCCCTGGTGGTGGAGATCGCGCTGGTCGTCGCCTACGGCACCGACCTGCGCTCCGTCGGCGTCGGCTATGTGGGACAGAGCCTGCATCTGGGGATGGTGACCCTGCCCTACCGGTTCCTGATTCCGGCAGCAGTCACGCCGGTGGTGATCTTCCTGCTCTGGCTCTATCTCGGGCGGACGAACACCGGTCTTGCGATCCGCGCCGTCGCCTATGACGAGCGCGCCCTCAGCGTCTCGGGCGTGAACCCGGCCGCGATCAAGCGGCACGCCTTCGGCATCGCCACCGCGCTTGCGGTGATCGCCGGCGCGGCCCTCGTCATCACCGGGCCGGTGGACCCCTTCGCCGGCCGCTTCCATATCGGCCGTGTCTTCGCGGTGGTGGTGCTTGCCGGCATGGGCACCATCCCCGGCACGCTGCTGGCGGGCATCATCATCGGCGTGGCGGAATCGCTCGTCATGAGCTTCGCCAGTCCCTCCTGGGCGCCGGGCGTGGCCTTCGCCATCCTGCTCGGCACGCTGGCGCTGAAGCCAACCGGCCTGTTCGGAGGCTTGCGGTGA
- a CDS encoding SDR family oxidoreductase yields MADNAIIVGGTQGIGLDIARRLIARGDKVVITGRDRTRAETIAAELGHGTRGLAVDLSQPRGIAAALADMPSLRHVVITAILRDANSVREYDVDRAINLVTLKLVGYTETIHTLLPKLEPNASIVLFGGLAKERPYPGSTTVTTVNGGVTTMVHTLAVELAPIRVNAIHPGIIGDSPAWSDKNLDHVVARTPTKRLATMQDVSGAALFLLDNQSINGVNLNVDNGWLLT; encoded by the coding sequence ATGGCGGACAACGCGATCATCGTGGGTGGCACCCAGGGGATCGGCCTCGATATCGCGCGCCGGCTCATCGCGCGCGGCGACAAGGTCGTCATCACCGGCCGCGACCGGACGCGTGCCGAAACCATCGCCGCCGAACTGGGACACGGCACACGAGGGCTTGCGGTCGACCTTTCACAACCCCGGGGGATCGCGGCCGCGCTCGCCGACATGCCCTCGCTGCGCCATGTGGTCATCACGGCGATCCTGCGGGATGCGAATTCCGTGCGCGAATACGATGTCGACCGGGCGATCAACCTCGTCACGCTCAAACTCGTCGGCTACACCGAGACGATCCACACACTTCTGCCCAAACTGGAGCCGAACGCCTCCATCGTGCTTTTCGGCGGCCTCGCCAAGGAACGCCCCTATCCCGGTTCCACCACCGTGACAACGGTGAATGGCGGCGTGACGACCATGGTGCATACGCTGGCCGTCGAGTTGGCGCCGATACGTGTGAACGCCATCCATCCCGGCATCATCGGCGACAGCCCGGCCTGGTCCGACAAGAACCTCGATCACGTCGTCGCCCGCACGCCGACCAAGCGGCTCGCCACCATGCAGGACGTTTCCGGCGCGGCGCTGTTCCTGCTCGACAACCAATCGATCAACGGAGTGAACCTGAACGTCGACAACGGATGGCTGCTCACCTGA
- a CDS encoding transporter substrate-binding domain-containing protein, giving the protein MLISVTMLAGVLGQAGAQESSPPSAAAGRAVTVGVRVSPPFVMRTDDGFTGLAVELWEALAPRLGLAWEYEGYDTVRDLVAAAAAGEVDVAVTNLTVTENRARRIDFTQPWFDGGLRILTNSDRGTGFQAVFAGLRDSGFLRAYAWIGLIILAATVLMTLFYRRFDSDFPTRWRDGFAESFYNVMVIATSGRMAPGRNFFGWIGRIFQGIWLFAGIALIAYVTSTVTSVMTTLSLTNQIHGVDDLAGKTVGVLEGSVSEDFAREAGLRYQAFLQIDEAAEALLRGRIAAVIEDTGVIEYYAKTHPDLPLDVVGRIFEPDKYAFGLPRNSDLVRPLTIEILRSHEQDEIQDLRTKYFGDDS; this is encoded by the coding sequence TTGCTGATTTCCGTCACGATGCTGGCGGGCGTCCTCGGGCAGGCCGGTGCACAGGAAAGCAGTCCCCCATCTGCTGCGGCAGGACGGGCCGTCACCGTGGGGGTCCGGGTCAGCCCTCCCTTCGTGATGAGGACGGACGACGGTTTTACCGGGCTTGCGGTGGAGCTTTGGGAAGCGCTGGCACCTCGCCTCGGGCTCGCGTGGGAATATGAGGGATACGATACGGTACGCGATCTTGTGGCCGCCGCGGCCGCAGGAGAAGTCGACGTAGCGGTCACGAACCTGACCGTGACGGAAAACCGGGCCCGGCGCATCGATTTCACCCAACCCTGGTTTGATGGCGGGCTGCGCATCCTTACAAACTCCGATCGGGGAACCGGTTTCCAGGCGGTCTTTGCAGGACTGCGCGATAGCGGTTTTCTGCGGGCATACGCATGGATCGGCCTTATCATCCTTGCCGCCACCGTACTGATGACGCTCTTTTATCGCCGCTTCGACAGCGATTTTCCGACGCGGTGGCGGGACGGATTTGCTGAAAGCTTCTACAACGTCATGGTGATCGCAACATCGGGAAGAATGGCGCCGGGCCGGAATTTCTTCGGTTGGATCGGCCGCATCTTCCAAGGCATCTGGCTTTTCGCCGGCATCGCCTTGATCGCCTATGTCACGTCGACCGTGACGAGCGTGATGACGACACTCTCGCTCACCAACCAGATTCACGGCGTCGACGATCTGGCGGGAAAGACGGTCGGCGTACTGGAAGGGAGCGTGAGCGAGGACTTCGCACGCGAAGCCGGGCTGAGATATCAGGCCTTTCTTCAGATCGACGAGGCCGCCGAGGCTCTCCTGCGCGGCAGGATTGCTGCCGTTATCGAGGATACGGGCGTTATCGAGTACTACGCCAAGACACATCCGGACCTGCCTCTCGACGTGGTCGGCCGCATATTCGAGCCGGACAAATATGCATTCGGCCTGCCGCGGAACAGCGACCTTGTGCGTCCGCTCACCATCGAGATTCTGAGATCGCACGAGCAGGATGAGATTCAGGATTTGCGGACAAAGTATTTCGGTGACGATTCGTGA
- a CDS encoding cupin domain-containing protein: MTNDFAPEQSRSGTSPEEGRAGEDANQLDLHAVGNRLRIERDRRNISLRELARRISVSPSLISQVERGLVMPSVSTLWSLATELGLTIDELFSVSERPASSERKAGEESRGSPVQRSHDRKSIRLSGGVVWERLTANPDEEVEFLHVVYEPGAESCPADSLFRHGGKEYAYVISGRLGLQIGFEKYELGPGDSVSFSAQTPHRLWAIGDEPAIAIWAVINRTNDRRAAFAD, translated from the coding sequence ATGACGAATGACTTTGCGCCCGAGCAGTCCCGTTCCGGCACCTCGCCCGAGGAGGGCCGCGCCGGCGAGGACGCTAACCAGCTTGATCTTCATGCGGTCGGCAACCGCCTCCGGATCGAGAGGGACCGCAGAAACATCAGCCTGCGCGAGCTGGCGCGCAGGATCAGCGTTTCTCCCAGCCTGATCTCGCAAGTCGAACGCGGCTTGGTGATGCCTTCGGTGAGCACGCTCTGGTCCCTGGCCACGGAGCTTGGCCTGACGATCGACGAGCTGTTTAGTGTTTCTGAACGACCGGCGTCGTCCGAGCGGAAGGCCGGTGAGGAATCACGAGGCAGCCCGGTCCAGCGCAGCCACGATCGCAAGAGCATCCGCCTGTCGGGCGGTGTCGTCTGGGAGCGGCTGACGGCCAATCCGGACGAGGAGGTGGAATTCCTTCATGTCGTCTATGAGCCGGGTGCCGAATCCTGCCCCGCCGACTCGCTCTTCCGGCACGGGGGCAAGGAATATGCGTATGTGATCTCGGGGCGGCTCGGGCTGCAGATCGGCTTCGAGAAGTACGAGCTCGGACCGGGAGATTCGGTCTCCTTCAGTGCGCAGACGCCGCACCGGCTTTGGGCAATCGGCGACGAACCGGCGATTGCGATCTGGGCGGTAATCAACCGAACCAACGATAGGAGGGCAGCCTTCGCGGACTGA
- a CDS encoding amino acid ABC transporter substrate-binding protein produces the protein MRISRREFTRLGAAASLGLAAPAVWTKGRAQDRPIRVGCSASLTGPLSGTKNMVIGYELWRDDVNAAGGLLGRQVELIVYDDQSAPSNVPAIYSKLVDVDQVDFLFTPYGANLTATIMPFAKQRDRFIIGILTLASNDQLKHDKFFQAAPWGPDGATDWARGFFDIANSTGVKKMAILAADTEFSKTAAEGGRRVSEQFGMEVVDFQMYPPTNRDFSAILRNIRAAGPEAVFVCSYPADSTAIVRGIQEIGLGDTVRLFGGGMVGPQYASLMESLGPALNGIVNFHLYVPEPTLEFEGIESFLQRYRPIAEERQVDPLGFYIPPFCYAAGQLISKAVTATGSLDQAEVSNWLHANPVDTVVGQISFDEIGNWTERRVLMIQFQNVDGSGLDQFRQAGKEVVIDPEAYRSGELIPFMEARKA, from the coding sequence ATGAGGATTTCGAGGAGAGAGTTCACGAGGCTCGGCGCCGCCGCCTCGCTTGGCCTCGCGGCACCGGCCGTCTGGACGAAGGGTCGGGCGCAGGACCGGCCGATCCGTGTCGGCTGCAGCGCGTCGCTGACAGGGCCGCTGTCCGGCACAAAGAATATGGTGATCGGCTACGAGCTGTGGCGCGACGACGTCAACGCCGCCGGCGGGCTCCTGGGGCGCCAGGTGGAGCTGATCGTCTATGACGACCAGAGCGCGCCTTCCAACGTACCGGCCATCTATTCCAAGCTGGTGGACGTCGACCAGGTCGATTTCCTGTTCACGCCCTATGGTGCGAACCTGACCGCGACCATCATGCCCTTCGCCAAGCAGCGGGACCGTTTCATCATCGGCATCCTCACGCTGGCGAGCAACGACCAGCTCAAGCACGACAAGTTCTTCCAGGCGGCCCCCTGGGGACCGGACGGCGCCACGGACTGGGCACGCGGCTTTTTCGACATCGCCAACAGCACCGGCGTGAAGAAGATGGCGATCCTGGCGGCCGACACCGAGTTCTCCAAGACCGCGGCGGAAGGGGGGCGCAGGGTGTCGGAACAGTTCGGGATGGAGGTCGTCGACTTCCAGATGTACCCCCCGACCAACCGCGACTTCTCCGCCATCCTGCGCAACATCCGGGCGGCCGGGCCGGAAGCGGTCTTCGTCTGTTCCTATCCGGCGGACTCGACCGCCATCGTGCGCGGCATCCAGGAAATCGGGCTCGGCGATACCGTGCGCCTCTTCGGCGGCGGCATGGTGGGACCGCAATACGCCTCGCTCATGGAGAGCCTCGGGCCGGCGCTCAACGGCATTGTCAACTTCCATCTCTATGTGCCTGAGCCGACTCTGGAATTCGAAGGCATCGAGAGCTTTCTGCAGAGATACCGGCCCATTGCCGAAGAGCGCCAGGTCGATCCGCTTGGCTTCTATATTCCGCCCTTCTGCTATGCGGCGGGCCAGCTCATCTCCAAGGCCGTCACCGCGACGGGGTCGCTCGACCAGGCCGAGGTATCGAACTGGCTGCACGCCAACCCGGTTGACACGGTCGTAGGCCAGATCAGCTTCGACGAGATCGGCAACTGGACCGAGCGCCGTGTGCTCATGATCCAGTTCCAGAATGTGGACGGGAGCGGCCTCGATCAGTTCCGCCAGGCAGGCAAGGAGGTCGTCATCGACCCCGAGGCCTACAGGAGCGGAGAGTTGATCCCCTTCATGGAAGCGCGCAAGGCATGA
- a CDS encoding LacI family DNA-binding transcriptional regulator yields MAKVTLATIAQHTGLSKFAVSRSLSGKDGVSEETRRRVREAAAQLGYSRADAEPEQLTLGVIFHDTDLINSELHLLIQNGAQSEAERLGYRLNMRWTHQPEEIEAAVRACSGAVLVGPHSPESLARAYAQGKPIVRQGWLDPLEQADHVGGTDHEGGAAVANYLLALGHRSIAYVHGAPGYRGRIERFYGVREVLEKHSDVEFREMKFHAEMRFTEHLLAVHAAGFRPTAFFCAHDGLALTVVSELLRLGYRIPEDASVVGFGDYSAATQISPQLTTVKVYGHQIGAASVRLLDDRINGRIPPDTAVRMHIANRIVERASCGPRKMSEASVASAL; encoded by the coding sequence ATGGCAAAAGTCACTCTCGCAACGATCGCCCAGCACACCGGGCTTTCCAAATTCGCGGTTTCGCGCTCGCTCTCGGGCAAGGACGGCGTTTCGGAGGAAACGCGCCGCCGCGTGAGGGAGGCGGCAGCGCAGCTCGGCTATAGCCGCGCAGACGCCGAGCCGGAGCAGCTCACCCTCGGCGTGATCTTCCACGACACGGATCTCATCAACAGCGAACTGCATCTCCTGATCCAGAACGGCGCCCAATCGGAGGCGGAAAGGCTCGGCTATCGCCTCAACATGCGCTGGACGCACCAGCCTGAAGAGATCGAGGCAGCCGTGCGCGCCTGCAGCGGCGCCGTCCTCGTGGGCCCGCACAGCCCTGAGAGCCTCGCCCGCGCCTACGCACAGGGCAAGCCGATCGTACGGCAGGGTTGGCTCGATCCGCTCGAACAAGCCGACCATGTCGGCGGCACGGACCATGAGGGCGGGGCCGCCGTCGCCAATTATTTGCTGGCGCTCGGCCATCGCTCGATCGCCTATGTGCACGGGGCGCCGGGCTACCGCGGGCGCATCGAACGCTTTTACGGCGTGCGGGAAGTCCTGGAGAAGCATAGCGATGTCGAGTTCCGCGAGATGAAGTTCCACGCGGAGATGCGGTTTACCGAGCATCTGCTCGCCGTCCACGCGGCGGGCTTCCGTCCGACCGCCTTCTTCTGCGCCCATGATGGGCTGGCGCTGACCGTCGTCTCGGAGCTTCTGCGTCTGGGCTACCGCATACCGGAGGATGCATCCGTGGTGGGTTTCGGCGACTATTCCGCCGCCACGCAGATTTCGCCGCAACTGACGACCGTCAAGGTCTACGGTCATCAGATAGGGGCGGCCTCCGTACGCCTGCTCGACGACCGGATCAACGGCCGCATTCCGCCCGACACCGCCGTACGCATGCATATTGCCAACCGCATCGTCGAGCGCGCCTCCTGCGGCCCGAGAAAGATGTCCGAAGCTTCCGTGGCATCGGCCTTGTAG
- the metE gene encoding 5-methyltetrahydropteroyltriglutamate--homocysteine S-methyltransferase gives MTRSTVSVATIGVPRIGRRRELKFALESYWSGKSPAEHLLQTAKALRRANWTEQRDRGVTIIPSNDFSLYDHVLDTAVMVGAVPAAYGWTGGEVPLDTYFAMARGSQDGAASGCGHPGHEHGVTALEMTKWFDTNYHYMVPELSDDQVFALSSTKPIDHFLEAKEIGVHTRPVILGPVTFLKVAKSHAEGFNPISLLPKLLPVYQELLRELAAAGVDWVQIDEPALVLDLVPNERDAFKFAYDKLAAAAPDLKVMLATYFGALGDNLETALSLPVAGLHVDLVRAPQQLEPVASLAREDLVLSLGVIDGRNVWRADLPSILDRLGPAVADRPSEHIEVAPSCSLLHVPIDLELETALDADVKSWLAFSVQKMDELVVLSRALSGGRDAVHAELKASAEAAAARAASPKVHDPQVEARTAGIRDAMTRRRSAFLERRKLQESKLGLPPFPTTTIGSFPQTMEVRKARAAHAKGELSQTDYEAFLKKETEAAIRWQEEVGLDVLVHGEFERNDMVQYFGEQLSGFAFTKHAWVQSYGSRYVRPPIIYGDVSRSRPMTVSWWRYAQSLTGRPVKGMLTGPVTILNWSFVRNDIPRSQTCRQIALAIRDEVLDLEEAGATMIQIDEAALREGLPLRRSDWKTYLDWAVESFRLASSGVDDATQIHTHMCYSEFNDIIDAIAAMDADVISIETSRSKMELLDAFRNYKYPNEIGPGVYDIHSPRVPEAEEMVHLVKLARERLSDAQLWINPDCGLKTRKWEEVRPALVNMVAAAKQLRVAA, from the coding sequence ATGACTCGATCCACAGTATCCGTTGCAACGATCGGTGTGCCGCGCATAGGCCGCCGCCGTGAACTGAAATTCGCACTCGAATCCTACTGGTCCGGCAAGTCGCCCGCCGAGCATCTGCTGCAAACGGCAAAGGCCCTGCGCAGAGCCAACTGGACCGAGCAGCGAGACCGCGGCGTCACGATAATCCCGTCCAACGACTTTTCCCTCTACGATCATGTGCTCGACACGGCCGTCATGGTCGGGGCTGTCCCGGCGGCCTATGGCTGGACGGGCGGCGAGGTGCCCTTGGACACCTACTTCGCCATGGCACGCGGCAGCCAGGATGGAGCCGCCTCGGGATGCGGTCATCCCGGCCACGAACACGGCGTGACCGCTCTGGAAATGACGAAGTGGTTCGACACCAACTACCACTACATGGTCCCGGAACTTTCGGACGATCAGGTTTTCGCTCTGTCGTCGACCAAGCCGATCGACCATTTCCTCGAAGCGAAGGAGATCGGGGTCCATACAAGGCCCGTGATCCTCGGTCCCGTCACGTTCCTCAAGGTTGCGAAATCGCATGCCGAAGGGTTCAACCCGATCTCGCTTCTGCCGAAGCTGTTGCCCGTCTATCAGGAACTCCTGCGCGAGCTGGCGGCGGCAGGTGTCGATTGGGTGCAAATCGATGAGCCGGCCCTCGTGCTCGACCTCGTTCCCAACGAACGCGACGCGTTCAAATTCGCCTATGACAAGCTTGCCGCAGCCGCACCGGACTTGAAGGTTATGCTCGCGACCTATTTCGGCGCGCTGGGCGACAATCTCGAGACCGCGCTCTCGCTGCCGGTCGCGGGGCTGCATGTCGATCTCGTGCGCGCACCGCAACAGCTCGAGCCGGTCGCAAGCCTGGCGCGCGAGGATCTCGTGCTGTCGCTCGGCGTGATCGACGGGCGCAATGTCTGGCGCGCCGACCTGCCCTCGATCCTCGACCGGCTCGGACCGGCGGTGGCGGATCGGCCGTCGGAGCATATCGAGGTGGCGCCGTCGTGCTCGCTGCTGCACGTGCCGATCGACCTGGAGCTCGAAACCGCACTCGATGCGGACGTAAAATCCTGGCTCGCTTTCTCGGTGCAGAAGATGGACGAGCTTGTCGTGCTCTCCCGCGCACTGTCGGGAGGCAGGGACGCGGTGCATGCCGAGCTGAAGGCATCGGCCGAAGCCGCCGCGGCACGCGCCGCATCGCCCAAGGTGCACGATCCCCAGGTGGAAGCCCGCACCGCCGGTATCCGTGACGCCATGACACGGCGCCGGAGCGCATTCCTGGAGCGCCGCAAACTGCAGGAGAGCAAGCTCGGCCTGCCGCCGTTCCCGACGACAACCATCGGCTCCTTCCCGCAGACGATGGAGGTGCGCAAAGCGCGCGCGGCCCATGCGAAGGGCGAACTGAGCCAGACCGATTACGAAGCCTTCCTGAAGAAGGAGACCGAAGCCGCCATCCGCTGGCAGGAGGAGGTCGGCCTGGACGTGCTGGTCCATGGTGAGTTCGAGCGCAACGACATGGTGCAGTATTTCGGCGAGCAGCTTTCGGGCTTCGCCTTCACCAAACATGCATGGGTGCAGAGCTACGGCTCGCGCTATGTCCGCCCGCCGATCATCTATGGGGATGTGTCACGGTCGCGTCCCATGACGGTCTCGTGGTGGCGGTATGCCCAATCGCTGACCGGCAGACCCGTGAAAGGCATGCTCACCGGCCCGGTGACCATCCTCAACTGGTCCTTCGTGCGCAACGACATTCCCCGCAGCCAGACCTGCCGCCAGATCGCGCTCGCCATACGCGACGAAGTCCTGGACCTCGAAGAAGCCGGCGCGACGATGATCCAGATCGACGAGGCCGCCCTTCGCGAGGGCCTGCCGCTCCGCCGGTCCGACTGGAAGACCTATCTCGACTGGGCGGTCGAGAGCTTCCGGCTCGCCTCCTCGGGCGTGGACGACGCCACCCAGATCCACACCCATATGTGCTATTCGGAGTTCAACGACATCATAGACGCCATCGCCGCGATGGATGCCGACGTCATCTCCATCGAGACCTCGCGCTCGAAGATGGAGCTTCTCGATGCGTTCCGGAACTACAAATACCCCAACGAGATCGGCCCGGGCGTCTACGACATCCACTCACCGCGCGTGCCGGAGGCGGAGGAGATGGTGCACCTCGTCAAGCTTGCCCGCGAACGCCTGTCCGATGCCCAGCTCTGGATCAACCCTGACTGCGGGCTCAAGACTCGCAAATGGGAAGAGGTCCGCCCCGCCCTGGTCAATATGGTGGCCGCAGCGAAGCAGTTGCGGGTAGCAGCCTGA